The Aerococcaceae bacterium DSM 111021 region TCAATCATAACCGCTGGTTTGACTGGGTTATGGTTTTCATCAATAGCAAAGGTACCTGTTACACCAGCAAACTCAGTTGTTTCTGCAATTGCATCTGTAATAGCTTGAGGATCCGTTGAACCACTACGTTCAATAGCATCTATAATTAACATTGCCGCATCATAACCAAGTGCATTCCAAGTACCGCCTTCTTTACCGAACTTAGCTTCAAATGCAGTAAGGAAATTTTGAACGGATTCTTCTTCACTTTCATTTGAGAAGTGATCAGTATAATAAACGTCACGCGCATTTTCAGCTCCAGCAAGTTCTACTAATACCTCACTTGAAAATCCATCTGGTCCGATAATAGGTTGTTCAATACCCATCTCACGTGCTTGCTTAATAATTAATCCTGCTTCTGTATAGTAAGCTGGGATATAAATAACATCAAAATCTTGTGACATAGCTGTTGTTAAAATAGCTGAGAAATCTGTATCTCCAGCAGTGAATGAATCTTCACTCACTATTGTTCCACCATGACTCTCAAATTCAATATTAAAATTGTCTGCTAATCCACGAGAATAATCTGATGATTGATCGACCAAGACTAGTGCGTTCGTTGCAGCTAAATTTTCAGCCGCAAATGCCGCTCCAGCACTTCCTTGATACGAATTATTAAAACATACTCTAAAGAAATACTCTAAAACATCACCAGCAGAATCGAATGTAATATCATCATCTGTTGCTGATGGTGATACCATAGGGATGTTTGCCTCACTAAAGATAGGCAACTGAGCTTGGGTATTACCTGTCGTAGCTGGTCCAACAACTCCGACTACACCATCTGAAACAAGTCTTTGAGCCACTGATGCAGATTCTGTCACATCGCTTTGGTTATCATAACTGACAATTTCTAACTGTTGCCCATCTAATACGCCACCATTTTCATTGATTTCTTCAACAGCTAATTCTAATCCCTCTAGCATTTGTGTACCATAAGAAGCAGCTTCACCTGATAATTCATAGTTAGCCCCAATTTTAACAGTATCTTGCGCTAATACGGGTGTTGATGAGAAAAGTGCCGATGCAATTGTCATGCCCGCAATAAGTTGTTTACCAATTCGTTTAATTTTAATATTCATATTCATGTTTTCCTCCAGTTTTTATAAGTTTTACCTTCCGGCAGGCTCAGTAATAACAGGCCTGCCACCATTAATCGACTATCGTTATCTAATTGCAAATTACTTTCTAAAGCACCCATTATTCCCTCCCCCTTCTTATAATAAACATATATATAGTATATATTATACAAAAAAATGAGAAATAGCAAGGCTATTTCTCATTTTTTTTTAATATTCAGTTTGTTTAATGATTTTTTGTATCTGGATTAGTCGGTTCGACAATCCCTTCTACTTGATCTAAAGTAGCTATATCTTGCTCTGTCAGTTTAAAGTCAAAAATATCTAAATTAGCTTTAATATTTTTTGGTGTCTCTGATTTTGGTAGTGGCAAGAAGCCTTTTGCAAGCGACCAATGTAAAGCCACTTGTGCTGGTGATTTACCTTCATAATGACTCGCCACTTCTATCACTGTTGCATCTTTGAATGCAGTTCCGTGTCCTAAGGGGCTATAAGCCTCAACTAAAATTTCTTTATCATTACAAAAATCAACAACTTCTTTTTCTTCCCAGCCGGGTGCTAATCTTATTTGATTAACCGCTGGCACAACTTGAGCAGTTTCAAGTATTGCTTCTAAATGATGAACATAAAAGTTTGATACACCTATTGATCGTACTTTACCTAACTTTCGTAATTCTTCTAAACCTCTCCACACTTTTTTATTTCGTTCTTTCCAACCATCATTTTCTCTAACCGCTTTAGGATTTGGCCAATGTATCAGAACTAAATCAATGTAGTCTACTTTTAGCTTTTCTAAGGATTCATCAATGGAAGATAAAGTGTCCTCGTATGTATGGATATTATTCCAGACTTTGGTTGTAAGATAGATAGTTTTGCGATCAATCCCTGAATCCTTAATCGCATCACCAATACTATTTTCATTACCGTAAATCTGTGCCGTATCGATATGACGGTAACCTGCTTTTAATGCTTCACTTACAGCATTATATGTAGCTTCACCTTCTTCAATCTGCCACGTTCCAAAACCGATTGCTGGGATTTTATGTCCATCATTTAATGTCATGCTTTCAATCATTCATGCATCCTCCACCTTTTTCACATTATCTAAGTGTACTTTAATATGTTTTATAAAATGTTTGAGTACTTCTACCCGTGCGTATTTTTTTCGATTCGTAGCTATCGTATACCAAGGAGCATTTGATGTGTTGGTACGATCCAACATTTCTTCCATCGCATTCACATAATTATCCCATTGTTTCCGATTACGCCAATCATCTTCAGTTATTTTATAGTTTTTAGAGGGTTCTTCTTGGCGATCTTCAAATCGTTGTTCTTGCTCATCCTCATCAATATACATAAAGAATTTCATCACAATGGAACCGTGATCTGTAAGAACCTTTTCGGTATGATTGATTTCATCATAAGCACGTTCCCATTCTGACTCAGAAGCAAATCCTTCCACTCGTTCAACAAGAACACGCCCATACCAAGTACGATCAAAGATAACCATGTCTCCATCTTTTGGAAATTTATTCCAAAATCTCCATAAATAATGATAAGTATTTTCTAATTCCGTTGGTGCTTTAATTCCATAAATACGGTAACTTCGGGGATCAATATGACGAGTTAGGCGTTGTATCGCTCCGCCTTTTCCTGCTGCATCAACACCTTCAAATGCTGTTATAATTGCAATACCTTTTGTAAAGCACTCATAGACTAAATCGGCTGCTTCTTTTTGTAAATCCTCTAATACATTATCGTACTCTTTATCTGATATAGTCTTCGTCAAATCATACTGTTCTAATTGAGCTTCTTCTAATTGGTAGTTACGATTAGACATATTAGTCCGCTCTCGTGCTAATGAAACACGTTCAATTCCAGATGTGATTTCTTCGATTGTTATTCCAAGAACTGTTTTAGCTGCTAACTTACGGTCTACACCATTAATAATATTCCAGGGACTTTCTGGAACATCTGTTTTCTTTAGTACTTTATCGAACCAGTCTAAATAATCATCATAGTGTTTATTTTGTTCATAATCATTATCTGACAATAAAAACTGTCGAAACTTAGATTCCTCTAAAGCAGCTATATTTTCGCTTTGAGTATCCTTTTGAATATGCAGAAAAAACTTAATAACAATTGTGCCGTCATCTAATAACATATGTTCTAGATTTAATAATTCTTCTGTTCTTTGTTTTAGCTTATCATCTGATCGTTCATCTTTATTGAATACTTGAGAGTAAAAACTTTGATCAAAAACAACCATCTCTTCGTGATTTGGTATTTTTTGCCAAAAACGCCAGACGCTTGGATGGAGATAGTCAATATCTGTACGTGAATCAAATAATTCAACTTTTACATATCGAGGATCTAATTCCCGTGTTAAATCATTGATAATATCCCCTTTTCCCGAACTTTCCCAACCATCTATTAAAATAAGTACAGGTATTTTTAATCGTTGGACAATCCGCTGTAGTTTATCGATTTCTTCACCTAAGTTAGAACGTTTAAAATTATCATAGCGATCATCAACATCATCGAAATTATAATTTTTTAACATATTTTCACTCTCCCTTTCAATATAATACAAACTTGAGATAAGATTATGATTGAATTTGTGCCTTTAGTGTCTATAACTCAATATCAAAATTCACTTCATAAACGCTTTCGGTAAGTAGCCCGTCATAGTCATATCGCCCAACAAGCATACTTAATTCTTCACTAGCATCGATGATTCTACCATTGATTTTTAAAATATCATTTTGAGTCCGTCCATCTTCCTGTGCGGTAAATGAACCTGACTTACCATCAATTGTTCCTTGAAACTCAGCGAATCCACGGATTAATTCTGGAGTTACATCCTCTTCAGATTGATGTATTAAATAATTCGCTTCAATCGTTCCAGTAATCTCTTTACTTCTAATTTCATAACTTACATTCCAAACAGTAATGGTTTTATTTTCATTATTAGTAGGTATACTTTGTTTAAAGTCTCTTTTTATTTTTCCTGTGGTTGACACTAACATGGCACTCATCCTTTCTTATTTCGTATAGTTTAGCATTATTCCACACTGAGTTCTAATAATACTCACTAATTATCAAATCAATCTCTATCAGACTTGATACTGATTGCAAATCGGAGAATTATTGGTTGTTTAAATAGATCTTTCTGTTTATAATTTAATTAATCATTGCTGAATGCAAACTTCTTCAGTATAATTTGATTGATATAAAATGAGAAAAAGGTGAGAATATGAATTATAAAAGTACCCGTAACTCGGAAAACATCGTAACACCCTCTCAAGCTATACTGCAAGGTCTTGCGACTGATGGTGGGTTATATGTTCCAGAATCATTCCCTAAATTTGACTTAGATTGGGATAAACTTAGCCAATTTACTTATCAAGAAATGGCACAGTTTATTTTAAAACCATTCCTATCTGATTTCTCAGATGACCAATTAGATCGTTGTATAGAACTAGCATACGATAATAAATTTGATACGGAAGCAATCGCTCCAGTTGTTGAAATCGATAATCATTACCACTTAGAACTATTCCATGGTTCTACGATTGCTTTTAAAGATATGGCATTATCAATCTTGCCATACTTGATGAAAACCTCAGCTGAAATTAATCATAATAATAATGAAATTGTTATATTAACAGCGACATCAGGTGATACTGGTAAAGCTGCT contains the following coding sequences:
- a CDS encoding ABC transporter substrate-binding protein, with protein sequence MNIKIKRIGKQLIAGMTIASALFSSTPVLAQDTVKIGANYELSGEAASYGTQMLEGLELAVEEINENGGVLDGQQLEIVSYDNQSDVTESASVAQRLVSDGVVGVVGPATTGNTQAQLPIFSEANIPMVSPSATDDDITFDSAGDVLEYFFRVCFNNSYQGSAGAAFAAENLAATNALVLVDQSSDYSRGLADNFNIEFESHGGTIVSEDSFTAGDTDFSAILTTAMSQDFDVIYIPAYYTEAGLIIKQAREMGIEQPIIGPDGFSSEVLVELAGAENARDVYYTDHFSNESEEESVQNFLTAFEAKFGKEGGTWNALGYDAAMLIIDAIERSGSTDPQAITDAIAETTEFAGVTGTFAIDENHNPVKPAVMIELQDGEIASAENVTAE
- a CDS encoding aldo/keto reductase translates to MESMTLNDGHKIPAIGFGTWQIEEGEATYNAVSEALKAGYRHIDTAQIYGNENSIGDAIKDSGIDRKTIYLTTKVWNNIHTYEDTLSSIDESLEKLKVDYIDLVLIHWPNPKAVRENDGWKERNKKVWRGLEELRKLGKVRSIGVSNFYVHHLEAILETAQVVPAVNQIRLAPGWEEKEVVDFCNDKEILVEAYSPLGHGTAFKDATVIEVASHYEGKSPAQVALHWSLAKGFLPLPKSETPKNIKANLDIFDFKLTEQDIATLDQVEGIVEPTNPDTKNH
- a CDS encoding DUF3224 domain-containing protein, with the translated sequence MLVSTTGKIKRDFKQSIPTNNENKTITVWNVSYEIRSKEITGTIEANYLIHQSEEDVTPELIRGFAEFQGTIDGKSGSFTAQEDGRTQNDILKINGRIIDASEELSMLVGRYDYDGLLTESVYEVNFDIEL